A genome region from Staphylococcus capitis subsp. capitis includes the following:
- a CDS encoding nitric oxide synthase oxygenase, producing the protein MLLDEATSFIQTMYNELNYNSSETKKRLNEIKEEIKETGSYTHTYEELAYGAKIAWRNSNRCIGRLFWESLNVEDARHVKNEEEFIDTIHHHINKATNNGKIQPLITIYSPNDCPKIYNSQLIRYAGYDDAGDPSEKKVTRLAQHLGWSSKRTDFDILPLIYQMPNGTMKYHEYPKHLIKEVPISHDQYPKLAHLNLKWYAVPIISNMDLKIGGIIYPTAPFNGWYMVTEIGVRNFLDSYRYNLLEKVAEAFEFDTLKNNSFNKDRALLELNYAVYHSFKAEGVSIVDHLTASKQFEMFERNEHKHDRHVTGKWSWLAPPLSPTLTSNYHHGYDNTMRSTNFYYKKNEPMKCPFH; encoded by the coding sequence ATGTTATTAGATGAAGCTACATCATTTATTCAAACCATGTATAATGAATTAAATTATAACTCAAGTGAAACAAAGAAAAGACTTAATGAAATAAAAGAAGAAATTAAAGAAACCGGAAGCTACACCCATACTTATGAAGAATTGGCATATGGAGCAAAAATAGCATGGAGAAATTCTAATCGCTGTATTGGCAGACTATTTTGGGAATCCCTAAATGTGGAAGATGCACGACATGTTAAAAATGAAGAAGAATTCATTGATACAATTCACCATCATATAAACAAAGCCACTAATAATGGTAAAATCCAGCCACTCATTACAATTTATTCTCCAAATGATTGCCCTAAAATATATAACAGTCAGCTTATTCGTTATGCCGGCTATGATGACGCAGGAGATCCATCTGAGAAAAAAGTGACACGATTAGCTCAACATTTGGGATGGAGTAGTAAAAGAACAGATTTCGATATATTACCTTTGATATATCAAATGCCTAATGGGACAATGAAATATCATGAATATCCTAAACACCTTATTAAAGAAGTCCCCATATCTCACGACCAGTATCCGAAATTAGCGCATTTAAATTTAAAATGGTATGCAGTGCCAATCATTTCTAATATGGATTTAAAAATTGGCGGAATCATTTATCCTACCGCACCATTTAACGGATGGTATATGGTAACTGAAATAGGTGTACGTAATTTCTTAGATAGTTATCGCTATAATCTTTTAGAAAAAGTTGCAGAAGCCTTCGAATTTGATACACTTAAAAATAATTCATTTAATAAGGATCGAGCACTTTTAGAATTAAACTATGCAGTATATCATTCCTTTAAAGCTGAGGGCGTTTCTATTGTCGATCATTTGACTGCCTCAAAGCAGTTTGAAATGTTTGAACGAAATGAACATAAGCACGATAGACATGTTACTGGTAAATGGTCATGGTTAGCGCCACCTTTATCACCTACGCTAACATCCAACTATCATCATGGTTATGATAATACGATGCGATCAACTAATTTCTACTATAAAAAGAATGAACCTATGAAGTGCCCTTTTCATTAA